A single Candidatus Thalassolituus haligoni DNA region contains:
- a CDS encoding DUF2934 domain-containing protein gives MTEVKEKTRKKSNKLKKELPKIESGKSKKRIEESESVGDELSVEARQKLIEETAYRRALARNFEGDAQLDDWLEAEAEVNEKFTKAKALT, from the coding sequence ATGACTGAAGTAAAAGAAAAAACACGCAAGAAGAGTAATAAATTAAAAAAGGAACTTCCTAAAATTGAAAGTGGTAAGTCTAAGAAACGTATAGAAGAATCCGAGAGTGTTGGTGATGAACTATCGGTTGAAGCGCGACAAAAGCTAATCGAAGAGACCGCCTATCGGCGTGCACTGGCACGAAATTTTGAAGGTGATGCTCAACTTGATGATTGGTTAGAAGCAGAAGCTGAAGTAAACGAAAAGTTTACGAAGGCTAAGGCTCTAACATAA
- a CDS encoding NAD(P)/FAD-dependent oxidoreductase: protein MTINRASDAEVLNDTPTMRIVIVGGGAGGLELATKLGRAYRKSTAVSVLLLDKHPFHVWKPLFHEVASGSLDVDMDGIDFRSHAANHGFEFQLGTLDTLDRTRKEITLDSILDDDGAVLIPERYIDYDILVIAIGSITNDFGIPGVRSHCLTIDDTHEAERFHKGLLNQFLKIKAEKKDSPLTVTIVGAGATGVELTAELYKVADYLRAYGFTNIDRSSLIVNLIEASGRILNALPPRIAVMAERVLNELGVRILVNTKVQSVGATGVFVDDGAFLPSDITVWCAGVKCQEVLDHIGGLPTNRNHQIIVNSVLQAEDDESIFALGDCAAFEQGDGTLVPPRAQSAHQMAAVVATNIQRQLKGQALKPFRYRDHGSLVSFAEYTSVGVLSYMTKHRVFVEGGIAKYLYVSLYRLHQVALHGYFNTFLMMIVGRINRKLRPRLKLH from the coding sequence GTGACAATTAATCGCGCTTCGGACGCCGAAGTTCTGAACGACACACCTACGATGCGAATTGTGATTGTGGGTGGCGGAGCAGGGGGGCTGGAGTTGGCGACAAAGCTTGGCCGTGCTTACCGAAAGTCGACAGCTGTATCTGTGTTGCTTCTGGATAAACACCCTTTCCATGTATGGAAACCCTTGTTTCATGAGGTTGCCTCAGGATCACTGGATGTGGACATGGATGGCATAGATTTTCGCTCACACGCGGCTAACCACGGATTCGAATTCCAGCTAGGCACACTCGATACTTTAGATCGAACACGCAAAGAGATCACACTTGATTCGATCCTGGATGATGACGGCGCGGTTCTGATTCCTGAACGTTATATCGATTACGATATTTTGGTGATCGCTATTGGCTCGATCACTAATGATTTTGGTATTCCTGGTGTACGCTCGCACTGCTTGACCATTGATGACACCCATGAAGCGGAGCGCTTTCATAAAGGGCTCTTGAATCAATTCCTCAAAATTAAAGCCGAAAAAAAAGATTCACCTTTAACAGTCACTATTGTTGGGGCTGGGGCGACCGGGGTAGAACTCACCGCCGAACTTTATAAGGTAGCAGACTATTTGCGTGCATATGGTTTTACAAACATTGATCGCTCTTCGTTGATTGTTAATTTGATCGAAGCTTCCGGACGGATACTCAATGCGTTACCGCCGCGGATTGCGGTGATGGCCGAGCGGGTACTCAATGAGTTAGGTGTTCGAATCTTGGTGAACACAAAAGTCCAGAGTGTTGGCGCAACGGGTGTTTTTGTTGATGACGGTGCATTTCTTCCCTCGGATATTACTGTCTGGTGTGCAGGCGTAAAATGTCAGGAAGTGCTTGATCATATTGGCGGATTACCCACAAACCGCAACCACCAAATTATTGTCAACTCGGTTTTGCAAGCGGAAGACGACGAGTCAATTTTTGCACTGGGTGATTGTGCTGCATTCGAACAAGGCGACGGTACCTTAGTGCCACCGCGAGCACAATCGGCGCATCAAATGGCAGCGGTTGTCGCTACAAACATTCAACGACAGCTTAAAGGCCAAGCACTAAAACCCTTCCGGTACCGGGATCACGGCTCTTTAGTGTCATTCGCTGAATATACTTCTGTGGGTGTGCTGAGCTATATGACCAAGCATCGGGTTTTCGTGGAAGGAGGCATCGCCAAATACTTGTATGTCTCGCTCTATCGACTTCATCAGGTCGCGCTCCATGGCTATTTTAATACCTTTTTAATGATGATTGTTGGACGGATCAACCGCAAACTTCGGCCAAGGTTAAAACTGCATTAA
- a CDS encoding DMT family transporter has protein sequence MIIVALGASLVMLLWAVCYPLIVLSMPYAPLMQTAFLRALLGGLFLLLCALVLRRPFPRSLHAWVAITAIGLTATTIGFWGMFYAGSLISPGLATVLTNTQPLIASVLAGIILKEVIHRKVLVGILIGFSGISIIGLNGALEHNAQTVYGVIYVICAALGIAISNILLKKVAKRIDIFYAMGGQLVIGSLPLLALAPSLETFPVLFVNLNYIVILTTLAIPGTALPFLLWYWLMDKAPLNQLNVFSFLTPIFGLALGWVYFSESLLLWQWVGVVVVFVAIVLSILPGIERSQADSRAR, from the coding sequence GTGATCATTGTCGCGTTGGGAGCAAGCCTCGTCATGCTACTTTGGGCTGTCTGTTATCCACTGATTGTTCTGAGTATGCCTTATGCTCCCTTGATGCAAACGGCTTTCTTGCGAGCACTCCTCGGTGGACTGTTTCTATTGTTATGCGCTCTTGTCTTGCGGCGCCCATTTCCCAGATCCCTGCATGCTTGGGTGGCTATTACAGCGATTGGCTTAACCGCTACCACCATCGGCTTTTGGGGCATGTTCTACGCGGGGAGCTTGATTTCTCCGGGCTTGGCCACAGTACTGACGAACACCCAGCCGCTCATTGCCAGTGTTTTGGCAGGGATCATTCTCAAAGAGGTCATCCATCGTAAAGTGCTCGTAGGTATTCTTATTGGATTTTCTGGTATTTCCATTATCGGACTCAACGGCGCACTGGAACATAATGCGCAGACTGTATATGGCGTTATCTACGTAATCTGCGCGGCCCTCGGCATTGCGATCAGTAATATCTTGCTCAAAAAAGTGGCTAAGCGGATAGATATTTTCTATGCCATGGGCGGCCAACTGGTGATCGGTTCACTGCCACTGTTGGCCTTGGCTCCTTCACTAGAAACATTTCCTGTACTTTTCGTAAATTTAAATTACATAGTCATTCTTACGACACTGGCCATTCCGGGCACAGCGCTACCCTTCTTATTGTGGTATTGGCTGATGGATAAAGCGCCACTCAATCAACTCAATGTATTCAGTTTCTTAACCCCCATATTTGGTTTAGCTCTAGGGTGGGTTTATTTTTCGGAATCACTGCTTCTTTGGCAATGGGTAGGCGTGGTGGTAGTGTTTGTTGCGATAGTCCTTTCGATTCTTCCAGGCATCGAACGCTCACAGGCCGACTCTCGTGCGCGTTAA
- a CDS encoding DUF5676 family membrane protein yields the protein MTLSVFKFGISSAVSAAVLWLICSVLVMVIPTTMLSMSGDMLHMQLNDMGWHLTLYGFVKGLVAWSIAAGVAGWLLAGIYNRLQ from the coding sequence ATGACACTCAGCGTATTCAAGTTTGGTATATCCAGTGCAGTCAGTGCAGCGGTTTTGTGGCTGATTTGCAGTGTGTTGGTTATGGTAATACCGACCACGATGCTATCTATGTCCGGCGATATGTTGCATATGCAACTTAATGATATGGGCTGGCACTTGACGCTTTATGGGTTCGTTAAAGGACTGGTTGCTTGGTCCATTGCGGCGGGTGTCGCCGGATGGCTGCTGGCCGGGATTTACAACCGTTTGCAATAA
- a CDS encoding DUF3141 domain-containing protein, producing MPKSTSKSKMAHITQATQSPAAPSVALVATDKEKKEGAEKITSSRDWVFDALNYHVDAWQRSVLFLDTLRQRADNMIEHEKNGMPPLLDFHYEMVLDARTFDSPANYALLKITQVEDVCLADCLDPEKPPVIIVDPRAGHGPGIGGFKRDSEVGIAIHEGYPVYFVIFYPDPAPHQTVNDVLQALRVFIEATKKRHEGKAPILYGNCQAGWMLTILAADCKGLTGPVITNGSPLSYWASSEEGNPMQMHGSLAGGVWLARFFADVSNGTLDGAWLVQNFENLNPANALWQKYYNLYANIDTEREKFLDFERWWTGFYSLSEEEITATVENLFIGNKLERGELQLDDGCTIDLKNIANPLLIFASHGDNITPPRQALHWIRQVYPSTDALKNAGQRIAYMINPNVGHLGIFVSAKVAKLEHRAILEHVREMEDLSPGLYEMKIINPTGDPDCSHDQYEVRFEERQIEDLCESMPSEPFDTVRRISELNDRLYRGMLRPWVQAFANPLSAEILKNIHPMRVSRKIFSEKVNPWMWHIEQLAKTVEEHRTETHPEGIFYKAEQTTGQHIANALHDMSDARDDGMRKLFLQLFGKADV from the coding sequence ATGCCTAAATCAACAAGCAAATCGAAAATGGCTCATATCACCCAAGCCACGCAATCACCCGCAGCACCATCAGTTGCGCTAGTCGCGACAGACAAAGAGAAAAAAGAGGGGGCTGAGAAAATCACATCATCACGTGACTGGGTATTTGACGCTTTGAACTATCATGTCGATGCGTGGCAGCGCTCGGTATTGTTTTTAGATACGCTGCGCCAGCGCGCCGATAACATGATCGAACATGAAAAAAATGGTATGCCGCCACTCTTGGATTTTCACTACGAAATGGTGCTTGATGCCCGGACCTTTGACTCGCCTGCCAATTACGCACTGCTGAAAATCACTCAGGTTGAAGATGTTTGCTTGGCGGACTGCTTAGATCCCGAAAAGCCACCTGTGATAATTGTTGATCCTCGTGCCGGACATGGCCCAGGTATTGGTGGTTTTAAACGTGATTCGGAAGTCGGGATCGCTATTCACGAAGGTTATCCAGTCTATTTTGTAATTTTTTATCCCGACCCTGCGCCTCACCAGACGGTCAATGATGTACTGCAGGCACTCAGGGTGTTCATAGAGGCCACCAAAAAACGCCACGAGGGTAAAGCGCCAATTCTTTATGGTAACTGCCAGGCGGGATGGATGCTGACCATCCTTGCTGCTGACTGTAAGGGGTTAACCGGCCCAGTGATCACCAACGGCTCACCGCTTTCGTATTGGGCAAGCAGTGAAGAGGGCAACCCCATGCAGATGCATGGCAGCCTGGCGGGTGGAGTTTGGCTAGCGCGCTTTTTTGCGGATGTGAGTAATGGCACACTTGATGGCGCATGGCTGGTGCAAAATTTTGAGAACCTAAATCCCGCCAATGCGTTATGGCAGAAATACTATAATCTCTACGCCAATATTGATACCGAGCGAGAGAAATTCCTGGACTTCGAGCGTTGGTGGACGGGCTTTTATAGCCTCAGCGAGGAAGAGATTACCGCCACCGTGGAAAATCTGTTTATTGGTAACAAGCTCGAACGAGGCGAGCTGCAGTTGGATGACGGATGCACGATAGATCTCAAAAATATCGCTAATCCACTGCTGATTTTTGCCTCACACGGTGACAATATTACCCCACCTCGTCAGGCATTACACTGGATACGCCAAGTCTATCCTAGTACCGATGCGCTTAAAAATGCAGGCCAGAGAATCGCCTATATGATCAATCCGAATGTCGGGCATTTGGGTATTTTTGTCTCAGCAAAGGTGGCCAAGCTGGAGCACCGCGCCATCCTGGAGCATGTGCGGGAAATGGAGGATTTAAGCCCAGGCCTATACGAAATGAAAATCATCAACCCGACCGGCGACCCGGATTGCAGCCATGATCAATATGAAGTACGTTTTGAAGAACGCCAGATTGAAGATCTGTGTGAGAGTATGCCAAGTGAGCCATTTGATACCGTGCGCCGCATTTCAGAGCTAAATGATAGACTCTATCGAGGGATGCTGCGCCCGTGGGTGCAGGCATTTGCCAACCCACTGAGTGCTGAGATATTGAAGAACATCCACCCTATGCGCGTAAGTCGGAAAATTTTTTCTGAAAAGGTCAACCCATGGATGTGGCATATAGAACAGTTGGCAAAAACAGTGGAAGAGCATAGAACCGAAACTCACCCCGAAGGTATTTTCTATAAAGCTGAACAAACGACCGGCCAGCACATAGCCAACGCCCTGCACGATATGAGCGATGCGCGAGATGATGGAATGCGCAAACTGTTTTTGCAGCTATTTGGTAAGGCGGATGTGTAA
- the glgX gene encoding glycogen debranching protein GlgX codes for MTKKTGAREANFGPGRPLPLGVSHDCDGINFSLFSRHASAVTLLLFETPEDESPRAIMRLDPVENKTGDIWHLGFASSDATLLYLWQVDGPFDPRAGHRFNGNLALLDPYATALVGTDYWDFGRCCTHTFQEAGRAVVARDAGYKPKCLVQHKQFDWQGDRPPKHAWSDTIIYEMHVRGFTAHHSSSVENRGTYLGVVEKISYLQSLGITAVELLPIQEFHENELPRTNPVDGTMLKNYWGYSTVGFFSPKESYSSRDYHGAAVNEFKTMVRALHKAGIEVILDVVFNHTSEGNHLGPTLNFRGLDNSIFYILEEDKTYYKNYSGTGNTLNCNHPIVRDFILDCLRYWVIEMHVDGFRFDLASVLGRDEHGDLLSNPPLLERIAEDPVLRDVKLIAEAWDAGGAYEVGNFHGVRWSERNGRFRDDVRRFWRGDTGMKGAMASRFCGSADIYQTNNKQPLHSINFVTCHDGFTLADLVCYEHKHNLSNGENNTDGTHDNFSRNYGVEGPSDKLEVESLRLRNIKNMLATLLLSRGVPMLLGGDEVRRSQRGNNNAYCQDNELSWVDWTCVEKNEELLAFTRQLIALRKRYSVFRTQDFYSEKTIRWFGSSYENTPEWDQGEGVLGCLLEASEDNQEKFIVLFNASDHSIEFSFPEELNVQQWISLFDTSFLVEFKLANEEGGPRFEKNKYQLSAYSLAMCVDRL; via the coding sequence ATGACCAAAAAAACTGGGGCCCGGGAAGCCAATTTCGGTCCGGGCCGTCCTTTACCTCTGGGCGTATCTCATGATTGCGATGGAATCAATTTTTCGTTGTTCAGTCGTCATGCGAGTGCGGTGACCTTATTGCTTTTTGAAACGCCTGAAGATGAATCGCCGCGTGCGATTATGAGATTAGACCCTGTTGAAAATAAAACAGGTGATATTTGGCATCTTGGTTTCGCCTCATCGGATGCCACACTGCTCTATCTATGGCAGGTCGATGGTCCCTTTGATCCAAGGGCAGGGCATAGATTCAATGGCAATTTGGCGTTGCTTGACCCTTATGCAACAGCCTTGGTGGGAACGGATTATTGGGACTTTGGTCGTTGCTGTACACATACATTTCAAGAGGCAGGAAGGGCAGTGGTGGCCCGTGATGCCGGCTATAAACCCAAGTGTTTGGTTCAGCATAAACAATTTGATTGGCAGGGTGATCGTCCACCAAAACATGCGTGGTCCGATACCATTATTTACGAGATGCACGTGCGTGGATTCACTGCTCATCATTCGTCAAGCGTGGAGAACCGCGGTACATACTTGGGTGTTGTGGAAAAGATATCGTATCTGCAATCGCTTGGAATTACTGCTGTCGAGTTATTACCTATCCAAGAGTTTCATGAGAATGAACTGCCGCGTACGAACCCTGTCGACGGAACGATGTTAAAGAACTATTGGGGGTATAGCACCGTTGGTTTTTTTTCCCCAAAAGAAAGTTATTCAAGTCGCGATTACCATGGCGCCGCCGTGAATGAATTCAAGACGATGGTAAGAGCGTTACATAAAGCTGGTATCGAAGTCATTCTCGATGTCGTATTTAATCATACCTCCGAAGGAAACCATTTGGGACCGACGTTAAATTTTCGAGGTTTAGATAATTCGATTTTCTACATCCTGGAAGAGGATAAGACATATTATAAAAATTATTCAGGTACAGGAAATACGCTGAATTGTAACCATCCTATTGTGCGAGATTTTATTCTAGATTGTTTGCGCTATTGGGTGATTGAAATGCATGTTGATGGGTTTCGTTTTGATCTTGCTTCAGTGCTAGGACGAGATGAACACGGTGATTTGTTATCGAACCCACCCTTGCTAGAGCGCATCGCTGAAGATCCGGTATTACGTGATGTTAAGTTAATCGCCGAAGCGTGGGATGCCGGCGGCGCCTATGAGGTTGGCAATTTCCACGGAGTGCGTTGGTCGGAGCGGAATGGACGATTTCGCGATGATGTTAGACGATTTTGGCGTGGTGACACCGGCATGAAGGGTGCGATGGCGAGTCGATTTTGTGGAAGTGCTGACATTTATCAAACGAACAATAAGCAACCCCTACACAGTATCAACTTTGTTACCTGTCATGATGGGTTTACCTTGGCGGATCTCGTCTGCTACGAACACAAGCATAATCTCTCCAATGGCGAAAATAATACTGATGGTACACACGACAACTTCAGTAGAAATTATGGCGTTGAAGGACCGTCAGATAAGCTTGAAGTTGAATCTCTACGGTTGCGAAATATTAAAAATATGTTGGCGACTTTGTTACTGTCTCGCGGCGTTCCTATGTTATTGGGTGGGGATGAAGTTCGCCGCAGCCAGAGAGGTAACAATAACGCCTACTGCCAAGATAATGAGTTATCTTGGGTGGATTGGACTTGTGTTGAAAAGAATGAGGAGCTGTTGGCTTTTACGCGTCAATTGATCGCGCTGCGCAAACGGTATTCGGTTTTTCGCACGCAGGATTTTTACAGTGAAAAAACGATCCGCTGGTTTGGTTCTTCATATGAAAACACACCAGAGTGGGACCAAGGAGAAGGGGTTTTGGGTTGCCTCCTTGAAGCAAGCGAGGACAATCAAGAGAAGTTCATTGTTTTGTTTAATGCGAGTGATCACTCAATCGAATTTAGTTTTCCAGAAGAATTAAATGTTCAGCAATGGATTTCGCTATTTGATACTTCTTTTCTCGTTGAGTTCAAGTTGGCTAACGAGGAGGGTGGCCCGAGGTTCGAGAAGAACAAGTATCAGCTTAGCGCCTACTCGCTCGCCATGTGTGTTGATAGGTTATAG
- the fabI gene encoding enoyl-ACP reductase FabI, whose protein sequence is MTIDLKGKKGLVVGIANENSIAWGCAKAFYEAGAELAITYLNGKAEPYVRPLADRANAAIIAPLDVSDETQVTALFDRIHSTWGELDFLVHAIAFAPREDLQGRVTDCSRQGFLKAMDISCYSFIRLAHLAEPLMKRGGSLLTTTYYGGEKVVGHYGLMGPVKAALESTVKYLAAELGEKHIRVNALSPGPIATRATGGIAHFDELLQRAKQKSPEHELVCINCVGSYARFLVSDEARLVTGSTVYIDAGYNIMGA, encoded by the coding sequence ATGACCATAGACTTAAAAGGTAAAAAAGGGCTGGTCGTTGGCATCGCCAATGAGAATTCGATTGCATGGGGCTGTGCCAAAGCGTTTTACGAAGCCGGTGCCGAGCTGGCGATCACCTATCTCAATGGAAAAGCGGAACCCTATGTTCGGCCTTTGGCCGATAGGGCTAACGCCGCCATCATTGCGCCGTTAGATGTGTCGGATGAAACGCAAGTCACAGCGCTGTTTGATCGTATCCACAGCACCTGGGGTGAGCTGGACTTTTTAGTACATGCCATTGCATTTGCGCCAAGAGAAGACTTGCAAGGACGGGTTACGGATTGTTCGCGGCAGGGCTTTCTCAAGGCTATGGATATTTCCTGCTATTCGTTTATCCGGCTGGCACATCTGGCTGAGCCATTGATGAAGAGAGGCGGATCTTTACTCACCACAACGTATTATGGTGGCGAAAAGGTGGTGGGGCATTATGGTCTGATGGGGCCAGTAAAAGCTGCTCTCGAAAGTACAGTGAAATATCTTGCGGCGGAGTTGGGTGAAAAACACATTAGGGTCAACGCGTTATCCCCAGGACCAATTGCTACCCGTGCTACGGGCGGTATTGCCCATTTTGATGAACTGTTACAGCGAGCAAAGCAAAAGTCGCCGGAGCATGAGCTTGTTTGCATTAACTGCGTAGGGTCATATGCCCGATTCTTGGTAAGTGATGAAGCGCGCCTGGTTACCGGCAGTACCGTCTATATCGATGCCGGCTATAACATTATGGGAGCATAA
- a CDS encoding acetate/propionate family kinase — translation MKRAWLPAVPSISMPAITLWEHKMRILVINAGSSSVKFSVFADDKSVFKSSLDKLDDVVAAVSQIPDILIKNDIDNPQAVAHRVAHGGEVFKDACLIDDAVISGIEANSPLAPLHNPPNLAGIRMAQTYWPDVPQVAVFDTAFHQTMPRYATTYAVPKAWRDMGLQRYGFHGTSHKYVMHRVAQELNILPTDLRIISCHLGNGASVCAIDRGVSVDTSMGMTALEGLVMGTRSGDVDPGIFAFLAREVGLPAKQVEDILYHGSGLKALSGIGNDMRDIEQKAAAGHVNAQLAIQVYAYRVRKYIGAYANAMGGVDVLAFTGGIGEGSASMRARICQRMEYLGLYFDEDTNRGVKLEGFEAPQLQQSHSRIRVMVTRTREQWMIAQEALRVLKGEEKRKPLPSIPMAVSAHHVHLTEQAVEACFGKGHTLTKYKTLSQPGFWAAEEKVDVIGPDGEITNVRVLGPCRTHNQIEIAETETFKLGIHADIRLSGDVEDTPTVTLRGPAGSVETDGLIVAKRHIHMNTKDAEKYKLQHGDVVAMAVDSDGRDLIFRDVAIRVHPDFVTEMHIDTDEANAAHIEHGSKGDLTPTACEATVISCTSHAPQTCCDKQSRNQDTHHA, via the coding sequence ATGAAGCGCGCCTGGTTACCGGCAGTACCGTCTATATCGATGCCGGCTATAACATTATGGGAGCATAAGATGCGGATATTAGTCATCAATGCAGGCAGTTCATCGGTTAAATTTAGCGTCTTTGCGGATGACAAGAGCGTTTTTAAATCATCATTGGATAAGCTGGATGACGTCGTAGCGGCGGTGTCGCAGATTCCTGATATTTTGATAAAGAACGACATCGACAATCCGCAGGCGGTAGCACACCGCGTCGCGCACGGCGGGGAGGTGTTCAAAGATGCCTGCCTGATCGATGATGCGGTTATCAGCGGCATCGAGGCCAACAGTCCGCTGGCACCTTTGCATAATCCACCCAATTTGGCGGGTATTCGGATGGCGCAGACATATTGGCCGGACGTGCCACAAGTGGCGGTGTTTGACACAGCATTTCATCAGACTATGCCGCGTTATGCCACTACCTACGCCGTACCGAAAGCATGGCGGGATATGGGGCTGCAGCGGTATGGCTTTCATGGCACGTCCCACAAATATGTCATGCATCGCGTCGCGCAGGAATTGAATATATTGCCCACGGATTTACGCATCATCAGTTGCCATCTTGGCAATGGGGCCAGTGTGTGCGCCATTGATCGCGGCGTATCGGTGGATACTTCGATGGGTATGACGGCGCTGGAAGGCTTGGTGATGGGGACACGCTCTGGTGATGTTGATCCCGGCATCTTTGCTTTTTTAGCGCGTGAGGTGGGGCTGCCCGCCAAGCAAGTGGAAGATATTTTATATCATGGTAGTGGTCTCAAAGCGTTGTCTGGTATCGGTAATGATATGCGTGATATTGAGCAAAAAGCCGCTGCAGGGCATGTCAATGCCCAGCTGGCCATTCAGGTTTATGCGTACCGCGTCCGTAAATATATTGGTGCCTATGCCAACGCGATGGGCGGGGTTGATGTACTGGCATTCACCGGTGGTATTGGTGAAGGGTCTGCTTCAATGCGTGCCCGCATCTGTCAGCGCATGGAATACCTCGGTTTATATTTTGATGAGGATACCAATCGCGGGGTAAAACTGGAGGGGTTTGAAGCGCCGCAGCTACAGCAATCCCACTCGCGTATCCGGGTGATGGTCACCCGAACCCGCGAACAATGGATGATCGCGCAGGAAGCCTTACGGGTGCTCAAAGGCGAAGAAAAACGCAAGCCTCTGCCGTCCATCCCGATGGCGGTTTCTGCGCATCATGTGCATTTAACCGAACAAGCGGTTGAGGCGTGTTTTGGCAAGGGCCACACACTCACCAAATATAAAACATTATCTCAACCGGGTTTCTGGGCAGCGGAAGAAAAAGTCGATGTTATTGGCCCCGATGGCGAAATAACTAATGTGCGGGTGTTGGGGCCATGCCGCACACACAATCAAATTGAAATCGCAGAAACGGAAACCTTCAAGCTCGGTATTCATGCCGATATACGGCTTTCCGGTGATGTGGAAGATACGCCCACCGTAACATTGCGTGGGCCAGCGGGCAGCGTTGAAACGGATGGGCTGATTGTCGCCAAGCGGCACATCCATATGAATACCAAGGATGCCGAGAAATACAAGTTACAACACGGTGACGTGGTGGCGATGGCTGTTGACTCCGATGGGCGTGACCTGATTTTTCGGGATGTTGCCATTCGCGTCCACCCTGATTTCGTTACCGAAATGCATATCGATACTGACGAAGCCAACGCCGCCCATATTGAACATGGTAGCAAGGGCGATTTAACCCCAACTGCATGTGAAGCGACTGTTATTAGCTGCACATCCCATGCGCCGCAAACCTGCTGCGATAAACAATCTAGAAACCAGGATACTCATCATGCCTAA
- a CDS encoding cation:proton antiporter — MPINVTDVLFVVLVLGVVALRPALEKLRLPVSALVILAGIVVGPAGLSLLGFTESIRLFSELAVVLILFYAGLEVQWDRFVVALRPGFCVALSGIVLSAVLGILVSLNFESSMEQALYVGVALAATSIGLSVPLLKQANLLNTRMGQILLAAAIIDDVLAMYFLSALHTSLSAQGDLGRMFFGLVIGAVVLLLITLVNIGFAGLLKKTYFHQKVIIVTVLLFLAALGSGLITWYVDMSIAVGAFLSGAVMAWSGIAQKFTFPKSVFERIFSVATPVFFLAIGLQITAVSIASQTLWIFSIAVTLAAIVGKIFSVWAVPLSISARDRWLLGVALIPRGEVGLIIAALGLKQAHLTHHAMMALVVMTVITALVAAIVVPILARGRESVTSKVSE; from the coding sequence ATGCCAATTAACGTTACAGACGTTCTTTTTGTCGTGCTTGTACTCGGTGTAGTCGCGTTGCGTCCAGCGCTGGAAAAGCTCAGGCTTCCCGTGTCCGCCCTAGTCATTCTTGCTGGAATAGTAGTTGGGCCAGCGGGATTATCGCTCTTGGGTTTTACGGAAAGTATTCGTCTGTTTTCTGAATTGGCCGTGGTCTTAATTCTCTTCTATGCAGGACTAGAAGTGCAATGGGATCGCTTCGTTGTCGCTCTGAGGCCAGGATTTTGTGTCGCGCTGTCAGGGATCGTTCTGAGTGCCGTGCTTGGAATTCTTGTAAGCCTGAACTTCGAATCGAGTATGGAACAAGCCCTTTACGTTGGTGTGGCGCTGGCGGCCACCAGTATTGGGCTGAGCGTGCCCCTGCTAAAACAGGCGAATTTACTTAATACCCGGATGGGTCAAATACTCCTCGCCGCGGCAATTATTGATGATGTGCTTGCAATGTATTTTCTTTCGGCATTGCATACAAGTTTAAGCGCACAGGGAGATCTAGGGCGCATGTTTTTTGGCTTAGTCATAGGCGCCGTTGTACTGTTGCTCATCACCCTAGTCAACATCGGCTTTGCGGGATTGCTAAAGAAAACTTATTTCCATCAAAAAGTCATCATAGTGACGGTCTTGCTTTTTCTTGCCGCACTGGGATCTGGTCTTATTACTTGGTATGTCGATATGTCCATAGCGGTGGGCGCTTTTTTATCGGGTGCTGTGATGGCTTGGTCCGGTATAGCCCAGAAGTTTACTTTTCCTAAAAGCGTTTTCGAGCGCATATTCAGCGTCGCAACACCGGTATTCTTTTTAGCCATTGGCTTGCAAATCACAGCAGTTTCCATTGCGTCACAAACATTGTGGATATTTTCTATCGCGGTGACACTTGCCGCTATTGTCGGGAAAATATTTTCCGTATGGGCCGTTCCCTTGTCGATTTCAGCCAGGGACCGCTGGCTACTGGGTGTCGCGTTAATCCCACGTGGTGAAGTCGGATTGATCATTGCCGCATTAGGGCTCAAGCAGGCACATCTTACGCATCACGCCATGATGGCACTGGTTGTGATGACTGTGATCACAGCTTTGGTTGCTGCGATCGTGGTTCCCATCCTTGCACGGGGAAGAGAGTCGGTCACGAGTAAGGTATCCGAATAA